The following DNA comes from Methanomassiliicoccales archaeon LGM-DZ1.
GGGAGCGAAGGCGCCCGGCCTCGACCAGTACGATTTCGTGGTCGGCGCGCTGTGCGTGACAGCTCTGTTCTTCCCGGGATGGGTATACGACACGTACATCGAAGGCTGGCACATCTGCGCCCTGCTCTTCCTGCTCCTGATAATGTTCGGTATCCACCGCATGGTGAACATCATCGGGTACAGGATGGGACTGAAGAAAGAACCGTGGTGATCAATTATGGCAGACATTAAGAAAGCGCTCGAGGAATGCGGAGCGCTGCAGTTCGGAGATTTCACCCTCGCATCGGGGGCCAAGAGCAACTACTACATCGACATCAAGAAGGCCAGCACCAAGCCGGCCGTCCTGGCCCTGATCGCCGACGAGATGGCCGCCAGGATGAAGGAGCTGGGCATCGAGCCGGACGAGGTCGCAGGCGTCGTCCTGGGATCGATACCCCTGGCCACTGCGCTCTCTCTCAAGACCGGCATCAACCTGCTGATGGTCCGCAAGGAGAGGAAGGACCACGGGACCGGGAAGCTCGTCGAGGGCGACCTAAAGGAAGGCGACCGCGTCCTCGTCATCGAGGATGTCATCACCACCGCCGGCTCGTCCATGAAGGCCATCGCCGCCCTCCGCTCGGAGGGGGTGAAGGTCGACAAGGTCTTCTCCGTCATCGACCGCGAGGGCGGCGGCAGGGAGAACCTCGCCAGCATCGGAGTCACCCTTTACTCCCTCGTGAAGGGCTCCGAGCTCCTCAGGGACGCCGAGAGATGATAATCCCTCCCGGGAAGGACTGCCAGAGGTGCGACCTCTGCAGGCACCGCACGAAGATCGTCGTGCCGTGCGGGGACCCGGCATCCCCCGTGGCGTTCGTCGGG
Coding sequences within:
- the pyrE gene encoding orotate phosphoribosyltransferase — translated: MADIKKALEECGALQFGDFTLASGAKSNYYIDIKKASTKPAVLALIADEMAARMKELGIEPDEVAGVVLGSIPLATALSLKTGINLLMVRKERKDHGTGKLVEGDLKEGDRVLVIEDVITTAGSSMKAIAALRSEGVKVDKVFSVIDREGGGRENLASIGVTLYSLVKGSELLRDAER